One region of Triticum aestivum cultivar Chinese Spring chromosome 6B, IWGSC CS RefSeq v2.1, whole genome shotgun sequence genomic DNA includes:
- the LOC123134980 gene encoding germin-like protein 1-1, protein MVMLQLSAVVLLALIAPSLAGDADMLQDVCVADLASPIKLNGFPCKADITADDFFFAGLKGAGNTNNAAGSNVTAANVQSFPGVNTLGVSMARIDYAPGGQNPPHTHPRATEIIFVTEGVLEVGFITTANKLFTKTVTVGDVFVFPRGLVHFQQNRGRGPASVIAGFNSQLQGTQVITTTLFAAAPPVPSDVLAKAFRVSNEDIDAVKAKFR, encoded by the exons ATGGTGATGCTTCAGCTTTCTGCTGTAGTCCTCCTTGCGCTCATCGCCCCCTCCCTCGCCGGTGACGCCGACATGCTCCAGGACGTCTGCGTCGCCGACTTGGCATCCC CGATCAAGCTGAATGGGTTCCCATGCAAGGCGGACATCACGGCAGACGACTTCTTCTTTGCCGGACTCAAGGGGGCTGGCAACACCAACAACGCGGCAGGGTCCAACGTCACGGCAGCAAATGTACAGTCATTCCCTGGGGTGAACACGCTTGGCGTGTCCATGGCACGCATCGACTACGCGCCGGGAGGCCAGAACCCGCCGCACACCCACCCGCGTGCCACCgagatcatcttcgtcaccgaagGAGTCCTCGAGGTGGGCTTCATCACCACCGCCAACAAGCTCTTCACTAAGACTGTCACCGTCGGAGACGTGTTCGTTTTTCCGCGTGGCCTCGTGCACTTCCAGCAGAACAGGGGGCGTGGCCCTGCATCCGTCATCGCCGGCTTCAACAGCCAGCTCCAGGGCACACAAGTCATCACCACCACGCTCTTCGCTGCCGCGCCGCCAGTGCCTAGCGACGTGCTGGCCAAGGCCTTCCGGGTCAGTAACGAGGACATCGACGCCGTCAAGGCCAAGTTCAGGTAG
- the LOC123134981 gene encoding uncharacterized protein yields the protein MSKELGVQIEASRLGHLAITDEEGCTYISGGAVRCKSVDAPLEASGWEEFRGWIDIEGIPPVKILKFPVVFEELWGWDRLLPYDLVLEDPSDLPMYESYLEQFYNLNSGAASDHYNSKAAADAALKCLEKEKDLCSEWKIKRAKAISFDESWSNCVQKCMSDIVDDAGSESRRPFATYAAAVCSYL from the exons ATGTCGAAGGAGCTTGGGGTCCAAATCGAGGCCAGCCGTTTGGGCCACCTTGCCATCACAGACGAGGAAGGTTGCACCTACATCTCCGGCGGCGCCGTCCGCTGCAAGAGTGTCGATGCCCCTTTGGAAGCATCCGGATGGGAGGAATTTCGTGGCTGGATTGATATAGAGGGGATTCCGCCGGTTAAAATTCTCAAATTCCCTG TTGTGTTCGAGGAACTGTGGGGATGGGACAGGCTACTTCCTTATGATTTGGTTTTAGAGGATCCATCTGACTTGCCCATGTACGAGTCCTACCTGGAGCAGTTTTACAACTTGAATAGTGGTGCTGCTTCTGATCATTATAACAGCAAAGCAGCTGCCGACGCTGCCTTGAAG TGTTTAGAGAAGGAGAAAGACCTGTGCTCTGAGTGGAAGATTAAGAGGGCCAAAGCCATATCTTTTGATGAGTCTTGGAGCAATTGCGTCCAGAAATGCATGTCTGACATTGTGGACGATGCAGGAAGTGAATCAAGACGCCCTTTTGCCACCTATGCTGCTGCTGTATGTAGCTATCTCTAA